From Rutidosis leptorrhynchoides isolate AG116_Rl617_1_P2 chromosome 3, CSIRO_AGI_Rlap_v1, whole genome shotgun sequence, a single genomic window includes:
- the LOC139902827 gene encoding TMV resistance protein N-like isoform X2 — translation MECQKAADQIAYPVFYDVEPTEVRKQIGAVGEAFAKQVNSEAAGKWRRALKEAADLAGLELKTTANGHEAEFIKQVVENISLELPPICANADENLIGMKSRVDGVVSSLEIGIDDFRVIGIKGMGGIGKTTLARAVFDQISHTFEGQSFVANVREVSKASGLKYVQKQMLMDVSKDQGITVNDVYDGKNKMKRIMPSRRVLVVLDDVDHTDQLEGLAVEPKWFKPGSRIIVTTRDEQVLQVLKVRGVVLTILDVNLLSKKEAICLFSRYAFGSEIPIQGYEKLSEQVVRYADGLPLTIKVLGSFLSGKDNLEWIDALERLKTIPLKETLEKLEISYIGLEDDYKEIFLDVACFLKGWYTVEAIGALESQGFNARIGLTVLEQKSLVTISKDNFLNMHDHIEEMGKNIVRRSHPDEPWRHSRLWIGEEIKDILENDMGMEATRGIQLGSVEIEPKILMSGLQNMKKLRFLCRHYYPYNYSDSSKIGKCGPHLPNSLQYLEWYNFPFECLLSRTFTADNLVRLEMTGSNSVRLWEDGERKVLNKLRFLNLKRSNLVTFDFEFIPNLETLNLSDCKNIVEFNIPNGFPKLKFLNLTRTPLRILNLGPIPDLETLNVERCYDLVELHIPFQCPKLKSIILESNQYIRSKLKILDLGLISYLETLSLEGCDLAELHMPKECPNLKYLNLGHTELRKLTLWRIPNLESLNLDTCCHLLELHMTHRYPKLNSIILFECSKLNKLDLGPISDLETLSLEGCDLVELHMPDECPNLKYLNLNLSKLRKLTLGRTPYLKSLNVRRSCDLVELQLPYMPSDLETLSLEGCDLVELHMPNECPNLKYLNLGLSKLRKLTLGQLQCLKELTFSTKEIKNLPDSLCMLKQLKTLRFESCWLLEKLPEDLGLLECLEELIITDCVHLRCIPNSICKMECLKYLNISYCYLVEKLPEEIGVLESLKKLNIQGSGINRLPLSIFRLKGLRIVGTKWRLQSYGFTKVFTIFETFCYI, via the exons ATGGAGTGCCAAAAGGCAGCAGACCAGATCGCTTACCCTGTCTTCTACGACGTGGAACCCACCGAAGTCCGCAAACAGATTGGCGCTGTTGGAGAAGCTTTTGCAAAACAAGTAAATTCAGAAGCTGCTGGGAAATGGAGAAGGGCTCTGAAAGAAGCAGCTGATCTTGCTGGGTTGGAGTTAAAGACCACTGCTAATGG GCACGAGGCTGAATTTATCAAACAAGTTGTTGAAAATATTTCACTAGAGTTACCTCCCATTTGTGCAAACGCAGACGAAAATTTAATAGGCATGAAGTCAAGGGTTGACGGTGTTGTATCAAGTTTAGAAATTGGTATCGATGATTTCCGTGTGATAGGGATCAAAGGGATGGGAGGTATTGGGAAGACGACTTTGGCCAGAGCAGTTTTTGATCAAATATCACATACTTTTGAAGGTCAAAGCTTTGTTGCGAATGTAAGGGAAGTTTCAAAAGCTTCTGGTTTGAAATATGTACAGAAACAGATGCTTATGGATGTGTCAAAAGATCAAGGCATAACCGTAAATGATGTTTATGACGGGAAAAATAAGATGAAAAGAATAATGCCTAGTAGAAGGGTTCTTGTTGTTCTAGATGATGTGGATCACACTGACCAACTTGAAGGATTAGCAGTCGAGCCTAAATGGTTTAAGCCAGGAAGTAGAATTATAGTTACAACTAGAGATGAGCAAGTGCTTCAAGTGCTCAAAGTACGCGGAGTTGTGTTAACTATTCTTGATGTCAATCTGTTATCGAAAAAGGAAGCAATTTGTCTTTTCAGTAGGTATGCATTTGGTAGTGAGATTCCAATTCAAGGTTATGAAAAGCTATCAGAACAAGTTGTACGTTATGCAGATGGTCTTCCCCTAACGATCAAGGTTTTGGGCTCGTTTCTCAGTGGTAAAGATAACCTTGAATGGATAGATGCGTTGGAAAGGCTGAAAACAATTCCATTGAAGGAAACTCTTGAGAAGCTGGAAATAAGCTATATAGGTTTAGAAGATGACTACAAAGAAATATTCCTTGATGTTGCTTGCTTCCTAAAAGGTTGGTATACAGTCGAAGCGATCGGAGCACTTGAAAGTCAGGGTTTTAATGCTAGAATTGGTTTAACAGTTCTTGAGCAAAAATCACTCGTTACTATTTCTAAAGACAATTTCTTGAACATGCATGACCATATTGAAGAAATGGGAAAAAATATTGTTCGTCGTTCACACCCTGATGAGCCTTGGAGACATAGTCGATTGTGGATTGGAGAAGAAATTAAAGATATATTGGAGAATGACATG GGTATGGAAGCAACAAGAGGCATCCAACTTGGATCTGTGGAAATTGAACCCAAAATTTTAATGAGTGGTCTTCAAAACATGAAGAAACTTAGATTTCTTTGCAGGCATTATTATCCTTATAACTATTCTGATAGTAGTAAAATTGGCAAATGTGGTCCACACTTGCCAAACAGTTTACAATATCTGGAATGGTATAACTTCCCCTTTGAATGCTTGTTATCCAGAACATTTACGGCAGATAATCTTGTTAGACTGGAAATGACTGGAAGCAATAGTGTACGACTTTGGGAAGATGGAGAAAGAAAG GTTCTTAACAAGCTCAGATTCCTTAACCTCAAAAGGTCAAATTTGGTGACCTTTGACTTTGAGTTCATTCCGAACCTCGAGACATTAAATCTTTCAGATTGTAAAAATATAGTAGAGTTTAATATTCCCAATGGATTTCCAAAACTCAAGTTCCTCAACCTCACGCGCACACCCTTGAGGATTCTTAACCTTGGGCCGATTCCAGATCTTGAGACGTTAAACGTTGAAAGATGTTATGATTTGGTAGAACTTCACATTCCTTTTCAATGCCCAAAGCTCAAATCCATTATCCTTGAATCGAATCAATATATACGTTCAAAGTTGAAGATACTTGACCTCGGGCTGATTTCATATCTCGAGACATTAAGTCTTGAAGGATGTGATTTGGCAGAACTTCACATGCCCAAAGAATGTCCAAATCTGAAATATCTCAACCTTGGCCATACCGAATTGAGGAAGCTTACCCTTTGGCGAATTCCGAATCTTGAGTCATTAAATCTTGATACTTGTTGTCATTTGTTAGAACTTCACATGACCCACAGATACCCTAAGCTCAATTCCATTATCCTTTTTGAATGCTCAAAGTTGAATAAACTTGACCTCGGGCCTATTTCGGATCTCGAGACATTAAGTCTTGAAGGATGTGATTTGGTAGAACTTCACATGCCCGACGAATGTCCAAATCTAAAATATCTCAACCTCAATCTTTCTAAATTGAGGAAGCTTACCCTAGGGCGGACTCCATATCTCAAGTCTTTAAATGTTAGAAGAAGTTGTGATTTAGTAGAACTTCAATTGCCCTACATGCCTTCGGATCTCGAGACATTAAGTCTTGAAGGATGTGATTTGGTAGAACTTCACATGCCCAACGAATGTCCAAATCTAAAATATCTCAACCTCGGTCTTTCTAAATTGAGGAAGCTTACGCTAGGCCAGTTACAATGCTTAAAGGAGTTAACTTTTTCTACAAAAGAAATTAAGAATCTTCCAGATAGCCTTTGTATGTTGAAACAACTCAAAACTCTCCGTTTTGAATCTTGTTGGCTTCTAGAGAAGCTGCCCGAAGATCTTGGCCTACTAGAATGTTTAGAGGAGCTAATCATAACAGATTGTGTACATCTACGATGTATTCCAAACAGTATCTGTAAGATGGAATGTTTAAAATATCTCAATATCTCTTATTGTTATTTAGTTGAGAAACTGCCTGAGGAAATAGGGGTATTAGAAAGTTTGAAAAAGTTGAACATACAAGGTAGTGGCATAAATCGTCTTCCTCTGAGCATCTTTCGGTTAAAAGGTCTGCGTATTGTTGGGACTAAATGGCGGCTACAGTCTTATGGTTTTACAAAGGTGTTCACTATATTTGAAACTTTCTGCTACATATAG
- the LOC139902827 gene encoding TMV resistance protein N-like isoform X1, producing MASSSTSFVQKCFRYDVFISFRGEDTRKNFVDHLYTALKDKGILTYKDDKEIRQGRKISDELINSIENSKLYIIVFSKNYASSSWCLDELVKIMECQKAADQIAYPVFYDVEPTEVRKQIGAVGEAFAKQVNSEAAGKWRRALKEAADLAGLELKTTANGHEAEFIKQVVENISLELPPICANADENLIGMKSRVDGVVSSLEIGIDDFRVIGIKGMGGIGKTTLARAVFDQISHTFEGQSFVANVREVSKASGLKYVQKQMLMDVSKDQGITVNDVYDGKNKMKRIMPSRRVLVVLDDVDHTDQLEGLAVEPKWFKPGSRIIVTTRDEQVLQVLKVRGVVLTILDVNLLSKKEAICLFSRYAFGSEIPIQGYEKLSEQVVRYADGLPLTIKVLGSFLSGKDNLEWIDALERLKTIPLKETLEKLEISYIGLEDDYKEIFLDVACFLKGWYTVEAIGALESQGFNARIGLTVLEQKSLVTISKDNFLNMHDHIEEMGKNIVRRSHPDEPWRHSRLWIGEEIKDILENDMGMEATRGIQLGSVEIEPKILMSGLQNMKKLRFLCRHYYPYNYSDSSKIGKCGPHLPNSLQYLEWYNFPFECLLSRTFTADNLVRLEMTGSNSVRLWEDGERKVLNKLRFLNLKRSNLVTFDFEFIPNLETLNLSDCKNIVEFNIPNGFPKLKFLNLTRTPLRILNLGPIPDLETLNVERCYDLVELHIPFQCPKLKSIILESNQYIRSKLKILDLGLISYLETLSLEGCDLAELHMPKECPNLKYLNLGHTELRKLTLWRIPNLESLNLDTCCHLLELHMTHRYPKLNSIILFECSKLNKLDLGPISDLETLSLEGCDLVELHMPDECPNLKYLNLNLSKLRKLTLGRTPYLKSLNVRRSCDLVELQLPYMPSDLETLSLEGCDLVELHMPNECPNLKYLNLGLSKLRKLTLGQLQCLKELTFSTKEIKNLPDSLCMLKQLKTLRFESCWLLEKLPEDLGLLECLEELIITDCVHLRCIPNSICKMECLKYLNISYCYLVEKLPEEIGVLESLKKLNIQGSGINRLPLSIFRLKGLRIVGTKWRLQSYGFTKVFTIFETFCYI from the exons ATGGCATCTTCTTCAACTTCGTTCGTTCAAAAGTGCTTTAGGTATGATGTGTTTATAAGCTTTAGAGGTGAAGATACGCGTAAGAACTTTGTAGATCATCTTTATACAGCTCTTAAGGACAAAGGAATTCTGACCTACAAGGATGATAAGGAGATCAGGCAGGGCAGAAAGATAAGTGATGAGCTCATCAATTCAATAGAAAACTCGAAATTATACATAATTGTTTTCTCTAAGAACTATGCGTCTTCATCTTGGTGCTTGGATGAGCTTGTCAAGATTATGGAGTGCCAAAAGGCAGCAGACCAGATCGCTTACCCTGTCTTCTACGACGTGGAACCCACCGAAGTCCGCAAACAGATTGGCGCTGTTGGAGAAGCTTTTGCAAAACAAGTAAATTCAGAAGCTGCTGGGAAATGGAGAAGGGCTCTGAAAGAAGCAGCTGATCTTGCTGGGTTGGAGTTAAAGACCACTGCTAATGG GCACGAGGCTGAATTTATCAAACAAGTTGTTGAAAATATTTCACTAGAGTTACCTCCCATTTGTGCAAACGCAGACGAAAATTTAATAGGCATGAAGTCAAGGGTTGACGGTGTTGTATCAAGTTTAGAAATTGGTATCGATGATTTCCGTGTGATAGGGATCAAAGGGATGGGAGGTATTGGGAAGACGACTTTGGCCAGAGCAGTTTTTGATCAAATATCACATACTTTTGAAGGTCAAAGCTTTGTTGCGAATGTAAGGGAAGTTTCAAAAGCTTCTGGTTTGAAATATGTACAGAAACAGATGCTTATGGATGTGTCAAAAGATCAAGGCATAACCGTAAATGATGTTTATGACGGGAAAAATAAGATGAAAAGAATAATGCCTAGTAGAAGGGTTCTTGTTGTTCTAGATGATGTGGATCACACTGACCAACTTGAAGGATTAGCAGTCGAGCCTAAATGGTTTAAGCCAGGAAGTAGAATTATAGTTACAACTAGAGATGAGCAAGTGCTTCAAGTGCTCAAAGTACGCGGAGTTGTGTTAACTATTCTTGATGTCAATCTGTTATCGAAAAAGGAAGCAATTTGTCTTTTCAGTAGGTATGCATTTGGTAGTGAGATTCCAATTCAAGGTTATGAAAAGCTATCAGAACAAGTTGTACGTTATGCAGATGGTCTTCCCCTAACGATCAAGGTTTTGGGCTCGTTTCTCAGTGGTAAAGATAACCTTGAATGGATAGATGCGTTGGAAAGGCTGAAAACAATTCCATTGAAGGAAACTCTTGAGAAGCTGGAAATAAGCTATATAGGTTTAGAAGATGACTACAAAGAAATATTCCTTGATGTTGCTTGCTTCCTAAAAGGTTGGTATACAGTCGAAGCGATCGGAGCACTTGAAAGTCAGGGTTTTAATGCTAGAATTGGTTTAACAGTTCTTGAGCAAAAATCACTCGTTACTATTTCTAAAGACAATTTCTTGAACATGCATGACCATATTGAAGAAATGGGAAAAAATATTGTTCGTCGTTCACACCCTGATGAGCCTTGGAGACATAGTCGATTGTGGATTGGAGAAGAAATTAAAGATATATTGGAGAATGACATG GGTATGGAAGCAACAAGAGGCATCCAACTTGGATCTGTGGAAATTGAACCCAAAATTTTAATGAGTGGTCTTCAAAACATGAAGAAACTTAGATTTCTTTGCAGGCATTATTATCCTTATAACTATTCTGATAGTAGTAAAATTGGCAAATGTGGTCCACACTTGCCAAACAGTTTACAATATCTGGAATGGTATAACTTCCCCTTTGAATGCTTGTTATCCAGAACATTTACGGCAGATAATCTTGTTAGACTGGAAATGACTGGAAGCAATAGTGTACGACTTTGGGAAGATGGAGAAAGAAAG GTTCTTAACAAGCTCAGATTCCTTAACCTCAAAAGGTCAAATTTGGTGACCTTTGACTTTGAGTTCATTCCGAACCTCGAGACATTAAATCTTTCAGATTGTAAAAATATAGTAGAGTTTAATATTCCCAATGGATTTCCAAAACTCAAGTTCCTCAACCTCACGCGCACACCCTTGAGGATTCTTAACCTTGGGCCGATTCCAGATCTTGAGACGTTAAACGTTGAAAGATGTTATGATTTGGTAGAACTTCACATTCCTTTTCAATGCCCAAAGCTCAAATCCATTATCCTTGAATCGAATCAATATATACGTTCAAAGTTGAAGATACTTGACCTCGGGCTGATTTCATATCTCGAGACATTAAGTCTTGAAGGATGTGATTTGGCAGAACTTCACATGCCCAAAGAATGTCCAAATCTGAAATATCTCAACCTTGGCCATACCGAATTGAGGAAGCTTACCCTTTGGCGAATTCCGAATCTTGAGTCATTAAATCTTGATACTTGTTGTCATTTGTTAGAACTTCACATGACCCACAGATACCCTAAGCTCAATTCCATTATCCTTTTTGAATGCTCAAAGTTGAATAAACTTGACCTCGGGCCTATTTCGGATCTCGAGACATTAAGTCTTGAAGGATGTGATTTGGTAGAACTTCACATGCCCGACGAATGTCCAAATCTAAAATATCTCAACCTCAATCTTTCTAAATTGAGGAAGCTTACCCTAGGGCGGACTCCATATCTCAAGTCTTTAAATGTTAGAAGAAGTTGTGATTTAGTAGAACTTCAATTGCCCTACATGCCTTCGGATCTCGAGACATTAAGTCTTGAAGGATGTGATTTGGTAGAACTTCACATGCCCAACGAATGTCCAAATCTAAAATATCTCAACCTCGGTCTTTCTAAATTGAGGAAGCTTACGCTAGGCCAGTTACAATGCTTAAAGGAGTTAACTTTTTCTACAAAAGAAATTAAGAATCTTCCAGATAGCCTTTGTATGTTGAAACAACTCAAAACTCTCCGTTTTGAATCTTGTTGGCTTCTAGAGAAGCTGCCCGAAGATCTTGGCCTACTAGAATGTTTAGAGGAGCTAATCATAACAGATTGTGTACATCTACGATGTATTCCAAACAGTATCTGTAAGATGGAATGTTTAAAATATCTCAATATCTCTTATTGTTATTTAGTTGAGAAACTGCCTGAGGAAATAGGGGTATTAGAAAGTTTGAAAAAGTTGAACATACAAGGTAGTGGCATAAATCGTCTTCCTCTGAGCATCTTTCGGTTAAAAGGTCTGCGTATTGTTGGGACTAAATGGCGGCTACAGTCTTATGGTTTTACAAAGGTGTTCACTATATTTGAAACTTTCTGCTACATATAG